A section of the Festucalex cinctus isolate MCC-2025b chromosome 7, RoL_Fcin_1.0, whole genome shotgun sequence genome encodes:
- the LOC144021878 gene encoding uncharacterized protein LOC144021878 isoform X5 gives MARPLGGGANDATRFLTSGVVPSSPTANTPAFTAASQADWAAKRLVWVPSDKHGFESASIKEERGDEVVVELSDSQKLLTLSREDVQRMNPPRFSKVEDMADLTCLNEASVLHNLRERYYSGLIYTYSGLFCVVVNPYKNLPIYTESIVEMYRGKKRHEMPPHIYAISEAAYRSMLQDREDQSILCTGESGAGKTENTKKVIQYLAHVASSHKGATPRSKDALQMDGSRSLTRGTTVVNKIMQYGELERQLLQANPILEAFGNAKTTKNDNSSRFGKFIRINFDVAGYIVGANIETYLLEKSRATRQAKDERTFHIFYQMLHGASEATKSDLLLGTADEYRFLSGGSIAVPGQSDAENFTQTMDSMAIMGFNPDELMSMLKVISAVLQFGNITFTKDKNHDQASMPDNTAAQKLCHLLGINVLEFTRAILTPRIKVGREYVQKAQTKEQADFAVEALAKATYERLFRWLVHRVNRALDRRQRQGASFIGILDIAGFEIFLLNSFEQLCINYTNEKLQQLFNHTMFILEQEEYQREGIEWNFIDFGLDLQPCIDLIERPANPPGVLALLDEECWFPRATDQSFVEKLTSQQGSHPKFFKSKQPRGESDFSIIHYAGKVDYKANDWLVKNMDPLNDNVASLLHQSSDHFVSELWKEVDRIIGLDQVSSSSESSGPVTFGASGLKTKKGMFRTVGQLYKESLAKLMATLRNTNPNFLRCIIPNHEKRAGKLAPHLVLDQLRCNGVLEGIRICRQGFPNRIPFQEFRQRYEILTPNAIPRTFMDGKQASELMIKALELDPNLFRVGQSKVFFRAGVLAHLEEERDLKITDTIIRFQSAARGYLARKAFTKKQQQLSALRVMQRNCHAYLILKNWKWWRLFTKVKPLLQVTRQDEEIQVRESELLKAKERLARVEQDFTDLDKKHILLMEEKAVLADQLQAEAELFAEAEEMRSRLANRKQELEDVLTELESRLEEEEERGVQMTNEKKKMQQNIQDLEEQLEEEESARQRLLLEKVSLETKVKSQDNDLLSVAEQRDRLTKEKKQLEERLNELTEHLTEEEEKSKSLNKLKNKQEAIIADLEDRLKREEQGRLEQEKWKRKMETEAIEAQEQLSDMGLVSGELKGTLTQKEKEITAIQSRLEEEGARRSEAQRSMREAMSQVSELKEEVENERGMRERAEKQRRDLSEELEALRTELEDTLDTTAAQQELRSRREVELNDLQRCVEDETRRHEAQLSELRVKHSAAIDNLQEQLDNSKRARQSLDKAKMVLDEEKQSLSMELKGLQASRTESDRGRKRAESQLQELNMRLSQADQEKVEREEKVHKLQNEIDSLSSNLSSFDSKSLRLSKEVSSLESQLHDAQEFLQEETHQKLALAARTRALEEERNGLMERLEEEEEKSRELTRQIQTQTQQLTEMRKQSEEVNTAAESSEESRRKLQRELDGAVQREKQREEEKDRVERQRERLREEIEDMTLALQRERQNCTALEKRQKKFDQCLAEEKAVSTRLAEEKDRAEADSRDKETRYLALSRALQEAQDQRDELERSNKQLRMEMEQLVNQQDDVGKNVHELERTRRALETEASSLRSQTLDLEEELTEAENSRLRLEVTLQALKAQFEREISSNEEKGEEKRRALSKQVRELEMQLEEERSQRSQAVLTKKQLEAELQDSEAQVETSSRSKEEAVKHLRKLQSQLKEALRELDEAKITRDEVISQSKDNDKKIQTLEAEVLQLTEELAVSDRQRRQAQQERDEMADDMVNNSSGKTALFEEKRRLEMRISQLEEELEEEQTNAELLSERQRKMAMQVETMTVQLQGERTLAQKAEAAREQLDRHNKDMKMRLEELEGTVRGKHRLSVAALETKIESMEEQLEQERQERAIANKLVRKTEKKLKEVMMQAEDERRHADQYRDQLDKSMVRLRQLKRQLEEVEEENSRSNAQKRKLQRDLEELTENSQSRMREITTLRNQLSVPEWRPEQRAPLPLTMRGRRALVDDYSLENSDSEEPPASPTPSLGLPRTPTPSSEHNLDPNPPPYSVNNIHQ, from the exons CGGCGAGTCGGGCGCAGGCAAAACAGAAAACACGAAGAAAGTCATTCAGTATCTGGCTCATGTCGCATCCTCTCACAAGGGTGCGACTCCCAGGAGCAAAGATGCTTTACAG ATGGATGGCTCTCGCTCCTTAACCAGGGGCACCACTGTCGTGAACAAG ATTATGCAATAT GGCGAGCTGGAGAGACAGCTGCTGCAAGCTAACCCCATACTGGAGGCCTTCGGTAACGCAAAAACCACCAAGAATGACAATTCTTCAAGATTT GGTAAATTCATCCGCATCAATTTTGATGTGGCGGGTTACATTGTTGGTGCCAACATTGAGACCT ACCTCCTGGAAAAGTCCCGGGCCACCCGTCAGGCCAAAGATGAGCGAACATTCCACATCTTTTACCAGATGTTACATGGAGCTTCAGAAGCAACTAAAT CTGACTTGCTCTTAGGAACTGCCGACGAGTACCGCTTTCTCAGCGGAGGTTCCATAGCTGTTCCTGGTCAGAGTGACGCCGAGAACTTCACCCAGACCATGGACTCAATGGCCATCATGGGCTTCAACCCGGACGAGCTGATGT CCATGCTGAAGGTGATCTCTGCCGTGCTCCAGTTCGGAAACATTACCTTCACAAAGGACAAGAACCACGATCAGGCGTCCATGCCTGACAACACGGCGGCTCAGAAActgtgccacctgctgggtaTCAACGTGCTGGAGTTCACCCGAGCCATCCTGACGCCGAGGATCAAAGTGGGTCGGGAGTACGTGCAGAAGGCCCAAACAAAAGAACAG GCTGACTTTGCCGTTGAGGCCCTGGCCAAGGCAACGTACGAGCGCCTGTTCAGGTGGTTGGTGCACAGAGTCAACAGAGCTCTGGACCGCAGGCAGAGACAGGGCGCCTCGTTCATCGGCATCCTGGATATCGCCGGATTCGAGATTTTCCTG CTGAACTCCTTTGAGCAGCTGTGCATCAACTACACCAACGAGAAGCTGCAGCAGCTCTTCAACCACACCATGTTCATCCTGGAGCAGGAGGAGTACCAGCGAGAAGGCATCGAGTGGAACTTTATCGACTTTGGCCTCGACTTGCAGCCGTGCATTGATCTCATCGAAAGACCG GCCAACCCGCCTGGTGTTCTGGCCCTGCTGGACGAAGAGTGCTGGTTCCCTCGAGCTACAGACCAGTCGTTTGTGGAAAAGCTGACCAGTCAGCAAGGCAGCCATCCCAAATTCTTCAAATCCAAGCAACCGCGCGGCGAGTCCGACTTTTCTATCATCCACTACGCTGGCAAG GTTGACTACAAGGCTAATGACTGGTTGGTAAAGAACATGGACCCCCTGAACGACAACGTGGCATCTCTCCTCCACCAGTCGTCTGACCATTTTGTCTCCGAGTTGTGGAAGGAGG TGGACCGCATCATAGGCCTGGATCAGGTGTCGTCATCAAGTGAGAGCAGCGGGCCGGTCACCTTCGGCGCATCGGGTCTGAAGACCAAGAAGGGAATGTTCAGGACCGTGGGCCAGTTGTATAAAGAGTCCCTCGCCAAGCTGATGGCCACACTGAGGAATACCAACCCCAACTTCCTGCGCTGCATCATCCCCAACCATGAGAAGAGG GCCGGCAAGCTGGCACCACACTTAGTTTTGGACCAGCTAAGGTGCAACGGGGTCCTGGAGGGGATCCGTATCTGCCGGCAAGGCTTCCCTAACCGCATCCCGTTCCAGGAGTTCAGACAGAG ATACGAGATTCTGACTCCTAATGCTATTCCTCGCACCTTCATGGATGGAAAACAGGCGTCCGAACTTATG ATCAAGGCTTTGGAGCTGGATCCCAACCTGTTCCGCGTTGGCCAAAGCAAAGTGTTCTTCAGAGCCGGCGTGCTGGCTCACCTGGAGGAGGAACGAGACTTAAAAATCACAGACACCATCATACGCTTCCAAAGTGCAGCCAGAGGCTACCTTGCACGCAA AGCCTTCACGAAGAAACAGCAGCAGCTGAGCGCACTGAGAGTGATGCAGAGGAACTGTCATGCTTACCTCATACTCAAGAACTGGAAGTGGTGGCGGCTTTTCACAAAG GTGAAGCCGCTGCTGCAGGTGACCCGGCAGGATGAGGAAATCCAGGTGAGAGAATCGGAGCTGCTCAAGGCCAAGGAAAGACTTGCCCGAGTGGAGCAGGACTTCACCGACCTGGACAAGAAACACATTCTG CTGATGGAGGAGAAAGCGGTGCTGGCCGACCAGCTGCAGGCCGAGGCTGAGCTGTTTGCGGAAGCCGAGGAGATGCGGTCCAGGCTGGCCAATCGCAAGCAGGAGCTGGAGGACGTGCTCACCGAGCTTGAGAGCCgtttggaggaggaggaggagaggggcGTGCAGATGACAAACGAAAAGAAGAAAATGCAGCAGAACATTCAG GACCTGGAGGAACAACTTGAGGAAGAGGAAAGTGCCAGACAGCGCCTCTTGCTGGAGAAGGTCTCCCTGGAGACCAAAGTCAAAAGTCAGGATAATGACCTTCTGAGTGTAGCGGAGCAGAGAGATCGCCTCACCAAG GAGAAGAAGCAGCTGGAGGAGCGCCTGAACGAGTTGACCGAACACCtcacagaggaggaggagaagagcaAAAGTCTGAACAAACTCAAGAACAAACAAGAGGCCATCATTGCCGACCTAGAAG ATCGTCTCAAGCGTGAAGAGCAGGGTCGCTTGGAGCAGGAAAAGTGGAAGCGCAAGATGGAGACGGAGGCAATAGAAGCTCAAGAGCAGCTATCCGACATGGGCCTCGTCTCTGGCGAGCTGAAGGGCACCCTGACCCAGAAGGAAAAAGAAATAACCGCCATTCAGAGCCG GTTGGAGGAGGAAGGCGCGCGGCGCTCAGAAGCGCAGAGGTCAATGAGGGAAGCCATGTCCCAGGTGTCCGAGCTGAAGGAGGAAGTGGAGAACGAGCGAGGGATGAGAGAGCGGGCTGAGAAACAGAGGCGAGACCTCAGCGAGGAGCTGGAGGCTTTGAGGACCGAGCTGGAGGACACCCTCGACACCACCGCCGCCCAGCAGGAGCTCAG GTCCCGTCGGGAGGTGGAGTTAAACGACCTCCAGCGTTGCGTGGAAGATGAGACGCGCCGCCACGAGGCCCAACTGTCGGAGCTCAGAGTCAAGCACAGCGCCGCCATAGACAATCTTCAGGAGCAGCTGGACAACAGCAAGAGG GCGCGTCAGTCGTTGGACAAGGCCAAGATGGTGCTGGACGAAGAGAAGCAGAGTTTGAGTATGGAGCTGAAGGGCCTCCAGGCGAGCCGCACGGAGAGCGACCGAGGACGCAAGCGGGCTGAAAGTCAGCTGCAGGAGCTCAACATGCGCCTCTCTCAGGCCGACCAAGAGAAGGTGGAAAGAGAGGAGAAAGTGCACAAGCTGCAG AATGAAATTGACTCTCTGTCCAGCAATTTGTCGTCCTTTGACAGCAAATCCCTACGTCTGTCTAAAGAAGTCAGCAGTCTGGAGAGCCAGCTTCATGACGCACAg GAATTCTTGCAGGAGGAGACGCACCAGAAGTTGGCTCTGGCTGCTAGAACACGAGCgctggaggaggagaggaaCGGCCTAATGGAGAGactggaggaggaagaggaaaaatCCAGGGAGCTGACCCGGCAGATTCAGACTCAAACTCAGCAG CTGACCGAGATGCGCAAACAGTCGGAGGAGGTGAACACGGCGGCGGAGAGCAGCGAGGAGTCCCGCAGGAAGCTGCAGAGAGAGCTGGACGGCGCCGTCCAGAGGGAGAAGCAGCGAGAGGAGGAGAAGGATCGTGTGGAGAGGCAGCGGGAGCGTCTCAGGGAGGAGATCGAGGACATGACTCTTGCCCTGCAGCGGGAGAGGCAGAACTGCACAGCTCTCGAGAAGCGGCAGAAGAAGTTTGACCAG TGTCTGGCCGAGGAGAAGGCGGTGAGCACTCGTCTGGCTGAGGAGAAGGACCGAGCAGAAGCTGACAGTCGAGACAAGGAGACGCGTTATCTTGCCTTGTCCAGAGCGCTTCAG gaagcccaagaccagCGGGACGAGCTGGAGAGATCCAACAAGCAGCTTCGCATGGAAATGGAACAGCTCGTCAACCAGCAGGATGATGTGGGAAAGAAC GTGCACGAGCTAGAGAGGACCCGCAGGGCTCTGGAGACAGAAGCCAGCAGCCTCCGTAGTCAGACGCTGGATCTGGAGGAGGAGCTGACGGAGGCGGAGAACTCCAGGCTGAGGCTGGAGGTCACCCTGCAGGCGCTCAAGGCTCAGTTCGAGAGGGAGATCAGCAGCAACGAGGAGAAAGGCGAGGAGAAGAGGAGGGCCCTCAGCAAGCAG GTGCGGGAGCTAGAGATGCAGCTGGAGGAGGAACGCAGTCAGCGCTCCCAGGCCGTGCTAACCAAGAAACAGCTGGAAGCGGAGCTGCAGGACTCCGAGGCTCAGGTGGAAACGTCCAGCCGCAGCAAGGAGGAGGCCGTCAAGCATCTGCGGAAGCTGCAG AGTCAACTCAAGGAGGCGCTCCGAGAGCTGGATGAGGCCAAGATTACGCGAGACGAAGTCATATCGCAGTCCAAAGACAACGATAAGAAAATCCAAACCCTGGAGGCCGAagtcctgcagctcactgag GAGCTAGCCGTGTCCGACCGGCAGAGGAGACAGGCTCAGCAGGAGCGAGACGAAATGGCCGACGACATGGTCAACAACAGCTCCGGAAA GACAGCGCTATTTGAAGAGAAGCGCCGGTTAGAGATGCGAATCAGCCAGCTGGAGgaggagctggaggaggagcAGACCAATGCTGAGCTTCTGTCCGAGAGACAAAGAAAGATGGCGATGCAG GTGGAGACGATGACCGTGCAGCTGCAGGGCGAGAGGACCCTGGCCCAGAAGGCGGAGGCGGCGCGGGAGCAGCTGGATCGCCATAACAAGGACATGAAGATGCGGCTGGAGGAGCTGGAGGGAACCGTCAGGGGGAAACACCGGCTCAGTGTCGCCGCCCTGGAGACGAAGATCGAATCGATGGAGGAGCAACTGGAACAAGAGAGACA AGAGCGGGCCATTGCCAACAAGCTGGTGAGGAAGACAGAGAAGAAACTGAAGGAGGTTATGATGCAGGCTGAAGACGAGAGGAGGCATGCCGATCAGTACAGAGACCAG CTGGACAAGTCCATGGTGCGCCTCAGGCAGCTGAAGCGTCAGCTGGAAGAAGTGGAGGAGGAGAACTCGCGTTCCAACGCGCAGAAGAGGAAGCTGCAGCGAGACCTGGAGGAGCTGACGGAAAACAGCCAAAGCAGGATGCGCGAGATCACCACCCTGCGCAACCAGCTCAG CGTCCCTGAATGGAGACCAGAGCA ACGTGCTCCGTTGCCGCTGACGATGCGCGGACGGCGAGCTCTGGTGGACGACTACTCGTTGGAAAACTCGGATTCCGAGGAGCCGCCCGCCTCCCCCACACCTTCTCTGGGACTGCCCCGAACCCCCACCCCGTCCTCGGAGCACAACCTGGACCCCAACCCGCCCCCCTACAGTGTCAACAACATACACCAATGA